A single region of the Metarhizium brunneum chromosome 6, complete sequence genome encodes:
- the HET-E1_11 gene encoding Vegetative incompatibility protein HET-E-1 produces the protein MASTGDVHTQDGNGSAAAAPSKSERLIPTLMKSAVDQTVKAVTTVVQTEIRALPKQIVAAVVAQQATAPAKTPKKAVSPTPDDDQALSKSQQLWNDAYDGLEDGGATSGIVQSYAETLTFAIAGGDEGKPGPEMATLATDLKDPVKRQAHMRDLVQKGREKFADDSKLAQTVGDVAGFVLQARGIIDVAIKNVPQAALPWAGVCVGLQILTNPAKVSRENLAGITHVVSRMDWYCSLVDHLLDERSIVEGKEPASVVTQRLETLVLDLYKSLLLYQMKSVSSYYRNSGLTYLRELAAWDKWESDLKAITTAEEALRAASVQYNTQSSLERLSELMKHGDKMQSTLGNIHQDLQDFISTQKEKVADDKDSACLRDLFVIDPMRDLERLERKTDKLINIAFSWVLDTEEYTSFSNWHGFDSRRLLWVKGGPGTGKTMLLMGIVREISTQSAAFAPSASYYFCQGTGDQTRNNATAVFRSLLWMLLIQQPRLIQHLRAKHKYAGSSLFTDSNAFSAMSEAFENMLEDPSFTPAYFVVDGLDECDGTKEDLIQLIYKSLSISHKVKWLISSRPELDLMKPDVDEALVELDAQRLEGPVHAYITYKLSGLKENPGYDDEATLVELSNEICDRAANTFLWAALAFRELQGVDGKEAIETIKKLPSGLPDLYSYLMAKIEEHHGLKRIRCKNVITAVYLAYRPLTLKELGVVAGLGSPIKPLDIVKVCGSLLSMTGRVVSLTHESVREYLCQKYGKLLEQGDVVLSHQDIASRSLIEMQHTLKHNMYHLPGNGYFPRLLGDAINGSDNDPLAGVAYSATFWMHHLVNAGRSETSAELVTSERVLEFLKKFFLRWIESLSLLGSLSEGLKAIRLLAAQPRFESSAPLRQFLKDAERFLISHKSTIKAAALQTYGTALLFTQPESSVRVFGWDERLPFIRNMVTTQQTGDSNTRTLDGRYGAVTAVAFSEDGSLFSTGTEGSLTVWKVETWIPICTIFLPDSTGVAEELSFSPDSKSVMAVYGDTLHICDVETKTQIRTLVHPEKRKIACANFQSDSKGVVMVLRDATVHVWDAETDKFEQVFAAKGEAKSIIALSPNNKTLAVSLLQNLIGIWDVSTGSGDSARVLKRHDEAFRDFTFSSDSKTLGSVSTDGTICLWDIESGICARSFSPGWNNWPTIALSPDLKTIAMGGLEDTTRLLDIKDWSQQEEAQSHHSRVTDVVVSPDKTVVATASHDKDIRIWDIESGECLQRLCGHKDAVHSVAFSPDGQSLASASGDKAVRVWDLKTGEARQTWQGHTAAVKCVAFSPDGKMIASFSEDKTVRLWAVETGSSVPIRGQSESQSCIAFSNDSKTLASVNKDGAIALWDTETGNQVHAFDAEEADCPMALAFSPDDSTVMMGSVNGCIYALDKASNSRRQVLSQQETFSDMAFAADGETIVTTAGSVPSSASGQTWLNKKTPDNTLFVYKPVAFPGMESEARLGDVWIEGRGVLALLPTSYTSNVLAVCEDIVILGHASGKVTFLYFYFPKRPDTYSA, from the exons ATGGCATCGACGGGAGACGTCCATACGCAGGATGGCAATGGGAGTGCTGCTGCAGCACCGTCCAAGTCCGAGCGGCTGATACCCACCTTGATGAAGTCGGCCGTTGACCAAACTGTCAAAGCCGTTACAACCGTCGTCCAAACCGAGATTCGAGCACTCCCCAAGCAGATAGTTGCGGCCGTTGTTGCTCAGCAAGCTACAGCTCCCGCCAAAACACCAAAGAAGGCCGTGTCGCCTACACCAGACGACGACCAAGCTCTGTCCAAGTCCCAGCAGCTTTGGAACGATGCATACGATGGCTTGGAAGACGGCGGTGCCACCTCTGGCATTGTGCAGTCATATGCGGAGACGTTGACGTTTGCCAttgctggtggtgacgaAGGGAAGCCGGGGCCAGAGATGGCCACTTTGGCTACTGATTTGAAGGACCCCGTCAAGCGGCAGGCACACATGCGAGATCTTGTGCAAAAGGGACGCGAGAAGTTTGCCGACGACTCAAAGCTGGCCCAGACTGTGGGGGATGTTGCTGGATTTGTTCTCCAGGCTAGAGGAATCATCGACGTTGCCATCAAAAACGTTCCTCAAGCCGCCTTGCCATGGGCCGGTGTCTGTGTTGGACTGCAG ATCCTTACTAATCCAGCTAAAGTCTCCCGAGAGAATCTCGCAGGGATCACCCATGTAGTCTCTCGCATGGATTGGTATTGTTCGTTGGTTGATCACCTTCTGGATGAGCGAAGTATCGTCGAAGGCAAAGAACCCGCCAGTGTGGTCACGCAGCGCCTGGAAACCCTCGTGCTTGATCTGTACAAGAGCCTTTTGCTCTATCAGATGAAGAGCGTTAGCTCTTATTACAGGAATTCGGGCTTGACTTATCTTCGTGAACTCGCCGCATGGGACAAGTGGGAGTCGGACCTTAAGGCCATTACCACTGCAGAAGAAGCTCTGAGAGCTGCTTCTGTTCAGTACAATACCCAGAGCTCCCTTGAACGCCTATCTGAGCTGATGAAACATGGAGACAAGATGCAATCAACGCTGGGGAACATCCACCAAGATCTTCAGGATTTCATTTCTACCCAGAAGGAAAAGGTTGCCGATGACAAAGACTCTGCTTGTCTCCGAGACTTGTTCGTAATCGACCCGATGCGCGACCTTGAAAGGCTTGAAAGGAAGACGGACAAGCTAATTAACATTGCGTTTTCGTGGGTCCTGGATACCGAAGAGTATACATCGTTCTCGAACTGGCATGGATTTGACTCCCGCCGTCTGCTTTGGGTTAAAGGAGGACCTGGAACAGGCAAGACAATGCTTTTGATGGGGATTGTCCGAGAGATCTCGACACAGTCAGCAGCGTTCGCACCCAGCGCATCATACTACTTTTGTCAAGGCACCGGAGATCAGACGCGAAACAATGCTACCGCAGTATTTCGATCCTTGCTCTGGATGCTGCTTATTCAGCAACCTCGTCTTATCCAGCACTTGCGTGCCAAACATAAATATGCGGGATCCTCGTTGTTTACAGACTCGAACGCGTTTAGTGCAATGTCTGAAGCCTTTGAAAATATGCTGGAGGATCCGTCATTCACGCCTGCATACTTCGTGGTGGATGGCCTGGACGAGTGTGACGGGACCAAAGAAGATTTAATTCAACTGATTTACAAGTCTCTTAGTATTTCGCACAAGGTCAAATGGTTGATTTCTAGCAGACCAGAACTTGACTTGATGAAACCAGATGTGGATGAGGCTCTGGTTGAGTTGGATGCACAAAGATTGGAAGGGCCGGTTCATGCATACATCACTTACAAACTGTCAGGGTTGAAAGAGAACCCTGGATACGATGACGAGGCCACTCTCGTGGAACTGTCTAATGAAATATGTGACAGAGCTGCAAATACCTTTCTCTGGGCGGCGTTGGCATTCAGAGAACTTCAAGGTGTTGATGGGAAGGAGGCTATTGAGACAATCAAGAAGCTGCCCTCCGGGTTGCCAGACTTGTACAGTTACCTGATGGCTAAGATTGAAGAGCATCATGGCCTGAAAAGGATCCGGTGCAAAAACGTTATCACGGCTGTATATCTTGCATATCGACCGCTCACTCTGAAGGAGCTGGGGGTGGTGGCCGGGCTTGGTTCTCCCATTAAACCTCTAGATATCGTAAAGGTCTGCGGCTCTCTTCTCAGCATGACGGGCAGAGTGGTCTCTTTGACCCATGAATCTGTCCGAGAATACTTGTGCCAGAAATATGGCAAGTTGCTGGAGCAAGGGGATGTTGTGCTGAGCCATCAGGATATTGCTAGTAGGTCACTTATAGAGATGCAACACACCCTGAAGCACAACATGTACCATTTGCCTGGAAATGGGTACTTCCCGAGGCTCCTAGGTGATGCAATCAACGGTTCTGATAACGATCCTTTGGCTGGTGTTGCCTACTCTGCGACATTCTGGATGCACCATTTGGTTAATGCCGGCAGGTCGGAGACTTCTGCAGAGCTCGTGACATCTGAGAGGGTCCTGGAATTTTTGAAGAAATTCTTTCTTCGCTGGATTGAAAGTCTGTCACTTCTCGGAAGCCTGTCCGAAGGGTTGAAAGCTATTCGCCTGCTCGCAGCACAGCCTCGCTTTGAATCTTCAGCGCCGTTAAGGCAGTTTCTCAAAGACGCCGAGAGATTTCTCATCAGTCACAAATCCACCATCAAAGCGGCAGCCTTGCAGACCTACGGCACGGCCTTACTATTTACTCAACCTGAAAGCAGTGTTCGAGTCTTTGGATGGGATGAGCGGCTTCCTTTCATTCGAAACATGGTCACCACGCAGCAGACCGGGGACTCCAACACGCGGACCCTTGATGGCCGCTATGGCGCAGTCACCGCAGTGGCCTTTTCTGAAGACGGAAGCCTCTTTTCAACAGGTACTGAGGGCTCGCTCACGGTGTGGAAGGTTGAAACATGGATACCCATCTGCACAATTTTCCTCCCCGACTCGACAGGTGTGGCCGAAGAACTTAGCTTCTCTCCCGACTCCAAATCCGTCATGGCGGTGTATGGTGATACTTTGCACATTTGTGACGTGGAAACAAAAACACAGATCCGGACCCTCGTACATCCCGAGAAGCGTAAAATTGCCTGTGCCAACTTCCAATCCGACAGCAAAGGCGTTGTGATGGTTCTTAGGGATGCCACAGTTCATGTGTGGGATGCAGAGACGGACAAGTTTGAGCAGGTATTCGCGGCAAAGGGCGAGGCTAAGAGCATCATTGCTTTATCACCAAACAACAAGACTTTGGCTGTTTCGTTGCTGCAAAACTTGATTGGTATCTGGGACGTGTCCACCGGTTCGGGAGACAGCGCTCGAGTGCTGAAGCGCCATGACGAGGCATTCCGCGACTTCACATTCTCGAGTGACAGTAAGACGCTCGGGTCAGTCTCCACTGATGGCACCATCTGCCTGTGGGACATTGAGAGCGGCATCTGTGCGAGAAGCTTCAGCCCTGGATGGAACAACTGGCCGACGATTGCATTGTCCCCAGATCTCAAAACCATAGCAATGGGTGGCTTGGAGGATACAACTCGTCTGCTGGACATTAAGGACTGGAGTCAGCAGGAGGAAGCACAAAGTCACCATAGCCGGGTGACGGACGTGGTCGTTTCTCCTGATAAGACTGTCGTGGCAACAGCCTCCCACGACAAAGACATTCGCATATGGGATATTGAAAGCGGCGAGTGCTTGCAACGACTCTGCGGCCATAAGGACGCCGTCCACTCTGTCGCCTTTTCACCAGACGGGCAATCTttggcgtcggcttcggGCGATAAGGCCGTCCGGGTATGGGATCTGAAAACAGGTGAAGCTCGCCAAACTTGGCAGGGGCACACTGCAGCTGTCAAGTGCGTTGCATTCTCTCCAGACGGCAAGATGATTGCTTCATTCTCCGAGGATAAGACGGTCAGGCTCTGGGCGGTTGAGACGGGTTCGAGTGTGCCGATCAGGGGCCAAAGCGAATCACAGTCATGTATTGCCTTCTCCAACGACAGTAAGACGCTGGCTTCTGTCAACAAGGATGGCGCCATCGCTTTGTGGGATACCGAGACTGGAAACCAAGTGCATGCGTTTGATGCGGAGGAAGCCGACTGCCCCATGGCGCTCGCCTTTTCCCCAGACGACTCGACGGTCATGATGGGGTCTGTCAATGGCTGCATCTACGCGCTGGACAAGGCATCCAACTCGAGACGGCAGGTGCTTAGCCAGCAAGAAACCTTTTCTGACATGGCATTCGCCGCTGATGGGGAGACTATCGTGACGACTGCGGGCTCCGTGCCGAGCAGCGCGTCTGGGCAGACATGGCTGAACAAGAAGACGCCAGACAATACGCTTTTTGTGTACAAGCCGGTAGCATTCCCTGGTATGGAGTCTGAAGCGAGGCTGGGCGACGTGTGGATCGAGGGACGTGGTGTTTTGGCGTTGCTGCCGACCAGCTATACATCGAATGTGTTGGCTGTCTGTGAAGACATTGTGATTTTGGGGCACGCGTCAGGCAAGGTAACATTTCtctatttttattttcccAAGAGACCTGATACCTATTCTGCATAG